Genomic segment of Synchiropus splendidus isolate RoL2022-P1 chromosome 4, RoL_Sspl_1.0, whole genome shotgun sequence:
ACAGTGCAGAAAAGATTTAGTGGACACCTGTACAGTAACAGTAAAGTTGTGCACCAAAGCACCAATAGTAGAACTCCCCCATCCATCAACTGACTCTATGAtaagtcccatgatgcactgcaacagtcatgGTTCTCATAACAATAAACATTAAAGAACAAAAATCCTTGTATTCATGATTATATTTGGTCTATTTAAAAGTGAGTGAAGGGATGGAGAATCTAAACGTCCAGTAAAAGCAGCTGCATCAAACCTTCTCCCGGACGTTCTCGAAGGAAGACGGCGACACCACGGAGAAGCAGATGAGGAAGACGTCTGTCTGAGGGTAGCTGAGAGGCCTCAGTCTGTCGTAGTCCTCCTGGCCTACGGGGGAAGACACACTCGTCACCGAGGACAAGTCGATTCTTTCCTAGTTTTTACCTGCAGTGTCAAAGAGTCCAAGAGTGTACGGCTCTCCTCCGATCATCACCGTCACCGCAtagttatcaaacacctgacaaCGGCGGAAGAAAGAGTTTTCAAGCGTGTTGCATTTGTGCTGCACGTGCAGCGAAGGGGGTCGCACCGTGGGGACGTATTCTGAGGGGAACTTGTTGGTGGTGTAGGAGATGAGCAGGCAGGTCTTTCCCACCGCTCCGTCCCCGACGACGACACACTTAATGGTCTGCATCTGACAACAGCAGAGAGAACGGCATCAGTGGGAGGAGAAGATGAGGcaaaagaggaagagagagagagaaggaggaggcacAATAGTGAACCTAACTTGAGGACATTTAAGTTTAGCTACCTGATTTCATGGATCAGCCAAGCGGGAATATGAACCGGCTGGAGGTAGTGGAAGAGTATGTGGAGGAGGATGGGAAGCAGAAGAAAGAGGTGGaaaatgaggaggaaaaaaaaacgtgaaagATGTGTGAAGAAAGGaggacagcaggaggaggaaaaagaaaggagAAACAAGGAGGTTGAAGCACTGGAATTTAAGTGCTGCTTTTTATCTTTTAGCCAAACCTGAGTCCTGTAACAAGTCCCTGAAGTATGAAGACTTGGTTGAATAAAACGTCGACCAGGTTCCAATGTGGTTAATGTCCAGTGTTTTAAGCGACTTGCACCAGCGTCTGCTCTCCTCCCAGCGCAGCATCCAGGCAGTGGCACACTGTGGCAGCTCTGTAGCACCAGTGCTGACTGCTCAGTGAGACGGCGTCTTGTGACCTCACAGACGCTGAGCTGGTCACAAATTCTGACAGGAATGAGCAGCTCCCTTCACTAGATCATTGTTAGGAGAAATTCACATCACCTGATGGTGAAGCGTCTGGAACAATCCAGACAACAACAACCgggtttaaataaatattaacgATGACTTGACTCAGCCATTAACTGGACTCACCATTGAGGGCTTTTacgttaaataataatataattaaaagTCTAAATAATGTGTAGTAACAACGATGCAAATTTAAACTAAGGTGAACAATtgtaatatacattttattttaatttaatcgaaactattaaaataatatttagcaTCCACCGCAATTTTCATGATTCAAAATGAACCCGAAATCTGCCACATTTTTAGTCCATGAAAATGGAATGTATTGTTTTCCGGCATCAACAGCTCATTTTAGCTGAACTTAGTCGCCTCTATGAACAAAGATGTAAAAAGGACAAACTGAATGTAAAGTGCTGCACAGACAGATTAATATTCTGCTCATATGAATTAAATGTTTACATCCTTTAACAGAAGTTAGCAGCAGCAGTTTCTTACCCCGCACTGTTGGTACCGTCCTGCTGCGTTCACGGACTTCACGGTGATCTGACAGTCAGCCGCAGTCGGAACTTGCGTTGTGTTGCGTTCGATGCTTCCGGTCCAGTTCTTACGAACCGTTGATGTGGTCTTTTGCGggtcagtaataataatagaaatatatatgAGAGAGGGAGAATGAAAGTGCTGTTGTATGTAAGCGTCACATTAATtcgtattattattactattattattattattattattattattattattattattattattattattattattattattattattattattattattatttagaaagCCACCAGTGACGAAATATAGTCTCAGGTAGATTTTATTTATCTGAACCAGTCCGTGTCAGCATGATGAGCATCacgatgaggatcagctcctatAAATTCAGCCGTGATCCCCTTTCCTATACTGCCCCCTACTGTTCATTGCAAGGACTGTCACCGGGAAAATATTGGGCAATATGTACTGTATGAAAtctgaaacacatttctgtatttattccAAATCAACAGCCGAGCCAAGTCAACAAGCCCTTGAGAGTGATGATGTAAGGCGACcactagatggagatggaggtcAGTGACCGCTCACCAGCAGCTCCAACTAACCAAGTCATGAATGACGTGCAGGTCCAGACCTCCGTTTTCCCTATTACAATGCTAATACTGCAGCGCATAAACAGCCATTTACATACTTTAGTAGAGTGATTTCCACAAAagaattcaaataaatacaaccAATATGCCTCAATATTGATTTGTACATTGACACTGAGTTGATCGAAATGGTTTTGTTCACAGTTTTAGGTGTTAAAATGAATCATATACTGCTAAGAAATATCAGACAGGGATCATCAAAAAACGAAAATGCGTTCAAGGCGTCATCAAAATGAAGGTTTATTTGGGATAACAGTGTTGAAAAGGAAGCGGAACTGGAAAGATACACCAGAGAACTGCAAGAAAACTGAAGATTAAACAAGTAGTCAGATTTTAATATTGGTAGGAATCATCAGGGGAAATAAAGAAGTGTAGCAGGCGGATGCTTTATGTCATGAGGGGAATTAAAAAGGCGGTGAGATGATGGGATAATACAAAATCACTACATACCTTGTGTacaatggaaaagaaaaatgaaagccGTTTTCTATTGTTGTATACCAAGGTGTGCAGGAGAAAGAGGTGTCTGTTTGTGTAGAGGAATCCACAGACAAGACCAATGAACGGCGACAGGAATTAAAAAGTGCaacccgggggccatatgcggtcctttgtctgtgtttttgtggccctcatgaggtcagactaaaactatacaactgataacttgtcatttcagtcatttttataATCCTATTTCTTTTTTAGCCAGtactagttcaacagtaaatacattcatgacaaaatttttgtttcttcttttcgtttgtcattttagcattttcctcaaaatttgttgaaagaaaattcataatatattttgaaataaattccctatttgtctttgatgtttggtccatagttttataattattattgagTATCACTACTcaaataaatgcatgtaaaattatttttatagggttgatgccatatttacacttcttaatatcctgcttccattgaaccttttatggttTATTTCGTCGttatgatggcccctcacaacagtcacagtttattcAGTCCCTGCATTAcggtaatataaaaaaataatgacaaaacagacaaatgtaaaaaatgtgaaGAAACTCATATATTTCAATTGagtcactattttttttagTATGTGGGAGGAAAGAGTGTCATCCTGTaagtgagtttgaaacaatcccgcttaaaaaaaactgcaatttTCATTTCGTGTGTttgctggtcctcacaagttcAAGCCTCAGTTTAACAATGAGAACCTCAAAAACAAGTAGGCCATTACGATTGGGTTAAGacgaaaggctggggaaagggataTGGCAACGAGAAACCTCACAGAGCCCCCACAGGGACAGCAGTGCAAGcatctgcgtgtgtgtctgtcaccATCAGTCGCTCACCCTGGGCTAACAGGGCGGATGGATGTCAAGGACGATGTGCTGCTTGTCTCCGAAAGATAATCCCATTAAAGTAAGAAATGAAATTATAGAtgaactcacacactcacaccagcaCATGCCCACACTCGCCGGCGCACACAATAAACACCCAACACGGTGCTCAGCAGAAACACGCGCGGCCTTCCTGTCAATGAGCATCAGCCTCAGCCTCTGGTCGACCAACAGATACTGTCCTGTTTTTAGGCGACGGtgaggcagctgcagcaggaaacaGTGCTAATTCTCAGACACTCATGACGCGTCATATGACTGTGAAAGCTGAGTCTGGGCTCCTTAttaatgtctttatttattcgtttttttttaatctacatTTCATGTTCAACCTCTTTTACTCCTCAATATTTTCTAAAGTGGTTGCATTGCTGTTCCCTCATGTAGGACCGCCCACATGGGACCTCATTGTGGAGCACCACTGCTTCGGTGGTggagtcagactgcagactcttGAAGGttctaatttcattttctgatttgCAGATAAgaaacttttttctttctttctacaaAGCTTCTCAGACCCCGTGGAccagtcaccagtccatcacacatCATCACTGTTGTGGCCCCTCTGTCCAGCCAGGACCCACTTCCACCGGTCCACCGTGATCCTCCTCAGGTGTAAAAACGCCGTCACGCTATCGCAGCCAATcttcagagctggagggagTTGTGGGTCTCACAGCATCATCGGCTTATGTAACAACCATCTCCCATCCACAGGAGTCCACTGCTGCGGCACCAGAGCCCCTGGTCTATTTTTACCTCCATCGCTGAGGCGACCAGAATTGGGAGCCTGCCCTCCTCGACGCAGCCTGTTATCAATCTCCTTCTTTAATATtaaccctcctcttcctcttgcgATCTCCTCTGAGTCAttgcccctccccctccctcgcACAGCACCCCCCCTCCTCTTTTCCTCGCCATCGTTCTGCCTCCAGtgttttcacagcagacagaagaCAAGCGGCAGGTAAACCCTTCTTTATGCTCCACATTCTTTATTTATCATGCCGTGCcattgtgtgtgtcagtgatgatgatgatgatgatggtcaggTGTGTATGACAGACCCCTTGGTGTGCAGgttgtgtgcatgcatgtgtgtgtgtgtgttgtctgggTGTTATTTGAATGGGATGTTTTTGAACCAAGAGCAGAGTGAGATTTGAAATGAGAGCTTGGTTCTCCATCTCTacgaggatgtgtgtgtgtgtgtgtgtgtgtgtgtgtgtgtgtgtgtgtgtgtgtgtgtgtgtgtgtgtgtgtgtggagaattAATGTCTTCCCCTACAGCCCAAActgacccgtgtgtgtgtgtgtgtgggtgtgtgtgtgtgcgtttcatTATTGAAGATCAGCTGTTAACTGTGTACTGTGCAGGGGAGCAGACTGTAGTTGTGCGTGTGCACTAAAATAAGACACATCCACTTCCACCGTGTTTCCTTCCTCATCACTCTGCTCGCCGCGCTTCCtcccctcatcttcctctcctcgtcttcctcttccCATTTCCACAATTCATCGTGCTCCTCCTTCACCCAtttcctctctcttctgcagCAAAGAGGATGATTTAATAATTAATCTCTCTCTTAGAGTCgctctccttctccctctccctgCTCAGTCCCCTCTTCCATCACTTCCTCCATGCTgcatcatcatctcctcctcctcctcttctcaccTGAGGCTCTGCCATTATTACATCAGACTGCTTATCACTCAGAATACTTTAGGTTCACTTTCAGCCTGTATTGCACCAGGCAATGCAGTGACTACgtcctgatgacatcatcattgtgggTCGAAATACAGACcactatctatccatccatccatccatccatctagtcGTTTTCACCTGAATTTTCCATGTTACTTTTGGGCAACTGAGCGAAAGATCATGTGACCAGTGGGGAAGGCTGCAGGTTTCCTTCTCACCCAATAGTGACCTCATTCTGCCCAAGGCTTGGGAGCGGCCATACTTCTCGCTTCACCTGCTTCCGTGACATCGTGTCTTCCTATCTCTCACTGGCCCCCTCTGCTGGTGAGACCTTTGCTTAGTGAGCACTGCAGTATGAAGGTTTGGTGGTGCATTCGAGGtccgctgctgccgccgccgctgctgctgctggggggCTTATGCAATAGAGGAGGAAAGAGACATGAGGgagggagaggtggaggagagccAGGCTTCCAGGAGGGATGAGACGAAAGAgccagagaaggaggaggagaaagagctgGAGAATTGGGGGGGAAGAAGGTGCTACATACTGACAAAGACAGTTCAGTTACGGTGTTGCTAATAACTATTTTCTACCGATAAATAACTGCGTAATATGCCgtgaatacacacacaaataagtAGTTTATGGTTGATAAACGTGTCCCATGATGTGCAGCGTTTCCGAAAATTCTAGTACTTTTTACTGTGTGAAATCACGTCCACTCAGCAACTATCACTGACCCTGACAATACACCATCTTCACTCATGGCTTTAGTTTGTCTCCACTGATGCTTCACCGCCCTCACAGAAGGGTTCAGTTATCCTTTTCATTGTCTGGTTACTCTACatccatcccacttctgacaccattggTCACTAGGATTAAGGGAAACCTGTCCTGACCTTGTCTCAAAAACCTGCCTTTATACGGCAAATATGGCGAAGACTAGTTACTCGCTGGACTCCCGATGACCTGATGTTGACTCACGTTCACGCAAAAACTCTTCTTCTGACATAAACATCAAGACATCAGACAGAACAACAGCCTCACCCATCTAAACAGCATTCTGCCTCTTAAGTCAGAGTGGTGACCTCTTTCCTTTGATGTTCCTCAGGATGTCGATTGTCAGCATTGTTGCCAGGGAGATCCTGGATTCCCGGGGGAACCCAACCGTTGAAGTGGACCTTCGTACAGAGAAAGGTGACAACATCCTGCTGCCAAACAGCAACAAGTTTTGGTTGACATTCTCTGAGGTAGAAGCATTAAAGGCGCAAGTCCTGAGGAACAGTCAGTGGCCCTGAAGTCACATTTAAATGGTTGAAACAAGAAAGTTGTGTACGCATTGTGTAACTCAATAAACACATACAGTCAAATAACTAAGAACAACTTTTTCAACTAGTAGATTTTCTACTAGTTGTTAAAAGAACCAAGGACATGAGCAACAGACAAGACAAGTGACTCCATAGCAACCCTCCTGAATCCAGATGGAACTTCACAGCATCATCAAAAATGTTATTCTTTATTCCTGAAATCTTCACCAAAATACAATCACAACTTTTCAATTCATCTTATTaacagacagataaacatgGTCAGAAACATTaccaaaaagaaaacacagacacaggacCTGTGGGACACCaaagctgaaatgagttttcgcAAACGTGAAGTCGCTGGGTTTCATCTTGCGTCTCTATTCTAGGTCTGTTTCGGGCTGCTGTTCCCAGCGGTGCGTCCACAGGGATCTACGAGGCTCTGGAGCTTCGCGATGGAGACAAGAGTCGCTACAAAGGCAAAGGTCTGTTGATGCTCTCGCGTTCCTCACAGTACCCCAAACCCCCGCTGACGCATCTCTTTGCTCTTCTCAGGTGTTTTGAAAGCTGTGGGACACATCAATGACACCCTGGGCCCAGCACTCATTGCTTCTGTGAGTCAGCCAACACTTTCTGAATCCGAAAGAAAGTTCTTAATGAACATCTTAGAACGTCTTAGTTGTGTTGCATCAGGTTTCACAAAATCTGGCAGCACATGTCGAGTTTCGTCCAATGACACTGAAGAGTTACAGTACAAGAGCGATTTCTGTGATATGCGATATCACTTTCTGAAAGGAattccttttattttgaaaggtcaCCTTTTACTTTGGAGCCGTGCTTGACTTCCTCTCTTGCTTAAGTTGAGCTGAATTAAGGCGCCTGCGGTGTTACGGCTCAGCGGAGGTGGAGACCCAGGAAACAACAGACAAGAGCAAAGCACAACACAAATGGGATGTGGCCCAATGTCCAAAACAAGAACTAAGGGAGTCTCCAATAATTATAGTCCTAGAAGTCCACACAAAAAATCACTCAACAAGATGGGCATAAGGAACAGGAACTGAGATTAGGAAGCCGAATTCACCAAAATACAGAGCAAAAACACACTTAAGACAGTATATCTTGGGAAGAACACGATCTGGCGCCGCAACAACTTCCAGCCACTCTTTAAGTGTGTGGAGGTGCAGCTGCCATTCGCGCGTGACACCCTcaagagagacagaaaaacaacataGGCACAAAGTAATAGACTTTCTGAAAACATTCGGTACATTTTGACGTCACAAGCTTCGCTGGTGTATGTCAAATGGCTTCGTCTTTTTGCATGTTATTGTGTCTTTTGGTCTATTGTTTGTGAGTGTAAACAACTTGTGGCGTAACGTAAGGTGTGTAAAAACACAGTGAGGTTTGTGCATCCACACAAGTGGTTGGCAAATGCGTGTGGTTTGTGTGTCGGCAGGGCATCAGTGTGGTGGAGCAGGAGCAGTTAGACAACACCATGATTGAAATGGACGGcacagaaaataaatgtgagtAACCGCAGTCGGCGGAAGCCTTCAGCTCACCAGTGAGGATCTCGATATGAAAAAAGACGGTCATTTCCCTTCTTAAACAGCTCAGTTTGGAGCCAACGCCATCCTGGGTGTGTCGCTGGCCATCTGCAAGGCGGGCGCCGCTGAGAAAGACGTGCCTCTCTATCGCCACATCGCCGACCTGGCAGGAAACACGGAGCTGGTTCTTCCGGTGCCTGTAAGATAACACCGCCAGGCACTTTAGAGAATCAATGCCGCTCATTTAACGCTGTCCCTGAATTAGGCCTTCAACGTGATCAATGGAGGCTCTCACGCTGGGAACAAGCTGGCCATGCAGGAGTTCATGGTTCTGCCTGTTGGCGCCGAGTCATTCAAGTAAGACGTGTCTAAAGAGGGCAATTACGATGGTGCAACTTTTAATGGCTGACTCATATCAGGGAGGCGCTGAGAATAGGGTCGGAGCTCTACCACACGCTGAAGGGTGTGATCCAGGAGAAGTACGGCCAGGACGCCACCAACGTGGGCGACGAAGGAGGGTTCGCCCCAAATATTCTCGAGAACAGCGAAGGTGAGCTCTCTCTCGGCTCAACGGTTCCCATGGAACTAGTGCACTGTGAAGAAGATTCACGGCTTCTTGTTTTGGTCTTTGTCAGCGCTGGAGCTCCTGCAAACGGCCATCGAGAAGGCCGGTTTCACCGACAAGGTCGTGGTCGGAATGGACGTCGCTGCGTCCGAGTTCTATCGTGAGGGAAAGTACGACCTGGACTTCAAGTCTCCGCCTGATCCAGAGCGACACATCAGTGGCGAAGCTCTGGCTGACATCTACCAGGACTTTGTCAACAACTACCCAGGTGATTGAAGTGGTCATCTGACTGCGCCACAATCAAGAGGCTTCACATTCATGCAGTTTTCTTTCCTCCTGGGGACTTAACTTAGCGCCCTCAACTGCCCATGTTAATCAGTTAATGTTATTATGACCTACCTAACATGACTTGGTGACCTGCACCAGAGAGGTTGCTTGTTTCCAGCTTCCAATTTCCAGTGCACTTTAAAAAGTAGGTCAGCCTGCTGTGGTTGGGTCTAAAGTGTCAAGATGGCGGAtcagagaggcagaattgtTGCCCTCTGTCTATCTATTACAGTAGTAAAGGATAAGGATGCCGCCGTATTTGGGTCCATCAGATCAGAGGAGATCAGCTTGGTGAATTCCAGCATCCAATCCACTTCTGTTCCACTTCAGTTCTTCTTGTTGATTCATTCCCTTAAAGTCTGGGCTGTGATTGGTCAACATGCGGCGACTTCTCGCTGGAGTTCAGATATTTCGACAGTAAATGTCGCCTGAAACATGTCACTGGATATACACTACACAGATGCGACACGTTTGGACGGACTTCTCTCGTACACTGCTCCCACTATGTAGAGCAACAGTTTATCGCAGCTCCACAGTGACTTTGCATGTAAATCTTTTGATGCTTAAATCACCTTTGGTGTGATCTTacctttaaggcccatttatcaGCATTACACACGGATCCGGACGGAGCCTTgtgtctgtgctctgccttcatttcctctgcattttttcacaccaaacggagcagtaccacaggaaaccatggggggcagtgttgctgttattacCTGATATGTAGCTATCATgggacacaaagaagacataacaatgggggaaattctccgtcctccagtggtgatatatttaacgtcctcaccgaccacctcctcctacaacgctgccactgtttcctcttttgtgtgagagctacatgatcaatgttgactccacagtcgccttgttggttttggagtttgttgttgtcatgaattattgactctgagctgctccccctggtggttaCATTGGTGAACAGTAGtaccaatgtaaagaacgcatggcAGTATGTGATGAGTGATggtaacatggtttgaaatgAACAGGTATTTTCTTACATAAAGGGAGCAGAAATAGGCCTTAACAGTACCATTTTCCTGGTCTTTGGGATTCAAATGCTGATTCTGAAAATGGTGATGCAGGAACACCACACTATGGAAACACTTTGCGAGCCATAAAAATCCACTCATCATTTCAAGACACTGCGGGACACATAAAACGTGTGGGCCTAGTTTGGGCCTTGCTACTGCGACAACtactgaaacaaacacaacttcGAATGCAAAAAGGCACATGTCTGATTCCACCTGCGTCTCCTGCTACAGTGGTTTCCATCGAGGATCCGTTCGACCAGGACGACTGGGAGGCGTGGACCCGCCTGACGGCCCAGGTCGGGATCCAGGTCGTCGGGGACGACCTGACGGTGACGAACCCGAAGAGGATAGAGAAGGCGGCGGAGGAGCGAGCCTGTAACTGCCTGCTGCTCAAAGTCAACCAGATCGGATCAGTGACGGAGGCCATCCAGGCGTAAGTCGCCACATGTCACCGCCAACACTTCTTGGTCTAAAAGTGAAGGCGCGTTTTGGAAACTTGAGCCCAGGGTTGCTCAAGAGATTCATGTCGATCTTGACTCACCAAAAAACATCTTTCATCTCTCATAAATCTCATAAGGCTACTCGCATGAGAATGTCTTTATCATCACATGATGGCCCCAAACTGGACCTCAACTTTTGACCAAGACCAGTATTTACTGACCAGATAGAAAAGGAAGCATTTGTTTGCTGATAACTCAAACCTGAACTCGTCCCCCTCAGATGTAAGCTAGCACAGGCTAACGGCTGGGGTGTGATGGTCAGCCATCGCTCAGGCGAGACGGAGGACACCTTCATCGCCGACCTGGTGGTTGGACTCTGCACCGGACAGGTGGgatattttctgtcatttctgaGCTCCCTTCTTGCATTGGCTGACTCTTGTCTGTGTCTCAGATTAAGACCGGCGCCCCCTGCAGATCTGAGCGGCTGGCCAAGTACAACCAGCTGATGAGGTCAGTCTTCTTGTTTCAGAGAGGTGGAAGTGggattattgattttttttgttttataatcTGAGAACCTTTTTCATGGTGAAGGAAAAACGCACTCATTTCACCCAAACCTGTCAACATAAGAGATTTGCAAGGAAGAGGTGGGAAGGGAGCAGATGGATGAGGGTCAACAGGGGAAACTCAAGGGGATGTAGAGGAGGCGGagcaagagagggagagggaggaggagggatcaACTCAGTGCCTTAATCCCATCAGACTATTGTGGCAAGGCAGGAGGAAGCAGAAAGATTTACCGGAGTATTAGAGAGTGATGAACACTAATCAGCGCGCGCACGCACGAGTCCCTACACAGGTGCAAACACTCCCAGTCATATTGACGCGGATCATTTTTAGACTCTGGAGCAGAGCACGCCGTGTtgcggccagcagggggcgtgtgTCACGGGTGTTCATGTGGCGAGTGTTAGTAACTGCAGGCGGAAACTTATCTTCTGATATTCAGTTTAAGAGATCGACTGATCCGCCAAGTGATTCGCCAGAAAATTAAGAGCAGAGATGGATTTTCCATCACCATGCAGGCGGTGACAACGTAAAACTGCTGAGTGAATGCAAGATCACGACTGTGACTCGAAATTCTGCACCTAAGAGCGCTATCTTGAGGCAGAGCTTGACTTGACCTATCTATATATCCGGTGTGTGCAGTATGACTTGAAAATTGATGCTATAAACTGATAGTTTTAAGAAGCATTCTATGATTTTAAGAGTCACCATCATCAGCCGATACATCTTTAGAAAGCAGACGTACTGGGTTTAATTCCGTGTATACAAAAAACTTCAACAGAATTTGGTTTtccatatattaccataaaataTGCTCTGAGTCTGACAAGGTCCTCATAAGTGGGTCAAAcgccggcgccatcttgtggagGGACCAAACACTGGTGCGCTGTGCACTGAAGTGGTGGAAGTAGCGCTCATGTCAGTCAATACAAGTAAAATTACTTGTTACTTAAGGCTGGgttcggttccgaccaaccgttcgtaagtcagattggaccattcaaaatagcagacgcgagggttatagctactactgttgtggtagatggctgtgtgagagggagatgctgggatactgtgctgccgtaactgttgtatgcgttgccgggctgctataTGCtacagtgccagacattgaattaaaaaaaagcatctgctggccgtggtcgtaagtacggttggacgtaagttgagcaggtcgtaagtcggatgttacttgtattgaaggatttgtcaacagtttttgaggaagaagtgAACCAGGGACTTGTTTTGATTCAAACCACATTGTTGTCGAAGCGACAACtcagactattgtgagaggatgaagtgtctgaacggatcaacactgaacgctaatgtaaatggaatgtaaaactctcttcagaaggCTCAGCAGGACAGAACATGTCATGCGTTTGGGTCAACAGTGGGACTGACTGGGTCGAGTACtgacgcctcctcacccatgtgtttgatagcttctctgctgttttgatagctTGCTATCATGCCTTGTTTATGTTGGAAAACCCTGGGTGTTTGAAGTCGCTTTCCAAACCTGTTTGGGGCAAAATCATCCTGCAAATCAGCCAAATACAGACAGTTGCCACTCGtgcctcattctttaaactgcCTTCATCTGTTTCTGATGagcctcttcatcttttggcgaGAAGAACAGGTCaccatttctcctctttttgacctgcattctaatggtgGAGAgacaggatccacctccagtgacctcacaaaGGCTCATTTAGGGTTCTGACTTTGATTCACTTGGAACTAGATTCACTCTTCTTTAGCGTTGTAATTTCatgctgcatatttatgcattgttccagaGGATGACACTTTAAGGATAAAGGAGTATCTTTCAATATAGTGGTTGTGATGGTTGTCAGTATTGGCTTGGATCAGCATCAGGTCCAAGTCAGGGCAAAATGACTGGA
This window contains:
- the LOC128756936 gene encoding cell division control protein 42 homolog produces the protein MQTIKCVVVGDGAVGKTCLLISYTTNKFPSEYVPTVFDNYAVTVMIGGEPYTLGLFDTAGQEDYDRLRPLSYPQTDVFLICFSVVSPSSFENVREKWVPEISHHCPRTPYLLVGTQIDLRDDGNILEKLAKNKQRPLTSEVGDKLARDLKAVKYAECSALTQRGLKNVFDEAILAALEPPDAKSRSGCHLL
- the LOC128756935 gene encoding gamma-enolase, yielding MSIVSIVAREILDSRGNPTVEVDLRTEKGLFRAAVPSGASTGIYEALELRDGDKSRYKGKGVLKAVGHINDTLGPALIASGISVVEQEQLDNTMIEMDGTENKSQFGANAILGVSLAICKAGAAEKDVPLYRHIADLAGNTELVLPVPAFNVINGGSHAGNKLAMQEFMVLPVGAESFKEALRIGSELYHTLKGVIQEKYGQDATNVGDEGGFAPNILENSEALELLQTAIEKAGFTDKVVVGMDVAASEFYREGKYDLDFKSPPDPERHISGEALADIYQDFVNNYPVVSIEDPFDQDDWEAWTRLTAQVGIQVVGDDLTVTNPKRIEKAAEERACNCLLLKVNQIGSVTEAIQACKLAQANGWGVMVSHRSGETEDTFIADLVVGLCTGQIKTGAPCRSERLAKYNQLMRIEEELGDAARFAGHNFRNPSAL